The Sesamum indicum cultivar Zhongzhi No. 13 linkage group LG2, S_indicum_v1.0, whole genome shotgun sequence genome contains a region encoding:
- the LOC105155778 gene encoding calmodulin-7 → MADQLTDDQISEFKEAFSLFDKDGDGCITTKELGTVMRSLGQNPTEAELQDMINEVDADGNGTIDFPEFLNLMARKMKDTDSEEELKEAFRVFDKDQNGFISAAELRHVMTNLGEKLTDEEVDEMIREADVDGDGQINYEEFVKVMMAK, encoded by the exons ATGGCGGATCAGTTGACTGACGACCAGATCTCTGAGTTTAAGGAGGCTTTCAGCCTTTTCGACAAGGATGGCGATG GTTGCATCACCACCAAGGAGCTCGGGACCGTGATGAGATCCCTGGGGCAGAATCCCACTGAAGCTGAGCTCCAGGACATGATCAACGAGGTGGATGCCGATGGTAACGGGACCATTGACTTCCCCGAGTTCTTGAACCTCATGGCTCGAAAGATGAAGGACACAGACTCGGAGGAGGAGCTAAAAGAGGCATTCCGCGTTTTCGACAAGGATCAGAACGGTTTCATCTCTGCTGCTGAGCTGCGCCATGTGATGACAAACCTAGGAGAGAAGCTGACCGACGAGGAAGTCGATGAGATGATTAGGGAGGCCGACGTCGACGGAGATGGACAAATTAACTATGAAGAGTTTGTTAAGGTTATGATGGCCAAGTGA
- the LOC105155779 gene encoding ubiquitin-conjugating enzyme E2 22 yields the protein MAMATNENLPPNVIKQLAKELKNLDETPPEGIKVGVNDDNFSIIYADIEGPAGTPYENGVFRMKLILSHDFPQSPPKGYFLTKIFHPNIATNGEICVNALKKDWNPSLGLRHVLIVIRCLLIEPFPESALNEQAGKMLLENYDEYARHARLYTGIHALKPKPKLKTGAISESTAALNVDQTNSSAKCVDQKNAVSGAAPQPLPSPLAPKPENGQDHPAAMPSSAETGVSGSTAAPATLKKEAGLNKVPADKKKIDARKKSLKRL from the exons ATGGCAATg GCAACTAACGAGAATCTTCCCCCAAATGTGATAAAACAACTGGCAAAGGAATTGAAGAATCTCGATGAAACCCCTCCAGAGGGCATTAAAGTAGGCGTTAATGATGAtaacttttcaattatatatgctGACATTGAAGGCCCAg CTGGGACGCCGTATGAAAATGGAGTTTTTCGCATGAAGTTGATTTTGTCTCATGATTTCCCACAATCTCCTCCCAAAG GCTATTTTCTGACCAAAATCTTTCATCCAAATATTGCAACAAATGGGGAGATTTGTGTTAATGCATTGAAGAAAGACTGGAACCCAAGTCTTGGCTTACGGCATGTTTTAATT GTAATCAGATGCCTATTAATTGAACCATTTCCAGAATCCGCTCTGAATGAGCAGGCGGGCAAGATGCTCcttgaaaattatgatgagTACGCCAGACATGCAAG GCTTTACACTGGAATACATGCTCTCAAGCCAAAGCCAAAGTTGAAAACTGGCGCTATCTCTGAATCGACTGCTGCCCTAAATGTGGACCAGACAAATTCCTCAGCAAAATGTGTCGACCAGAAGAATGCTGTTTCAGGAGCTGCGCCACAACCATTACCCTCTCCATTGGCCCCCAAACCGGAGAACGGTCAAGACCATCCAGCTGCCATGCCTTCATCAGCTGAGACAGGAGTTAGCGGTTCAACAGCGGCTCCAGCAACACTGAAAAAGGAAGCGGGGCTGAATAAAGTACCGGCAGACAAGAAGAAGATAGATGCCAGAAAGAAAAGCTTGAAGAGATTATGA
- the LOC105155780 gene encoding uncharacterized protein LOC105155780 isoform X1, with translation MEGISPDRDSVESATKKSSISSGGRAQDRKEFFRRFVDGEILKANLTDWFEDISECNASPAFDVPFELIDLQKFDYALEGVQFQQLIRMPNAIHASTSSDVEATAYLALEDFLHTSAHSLWEAFWGHENDVMPFYVSSLYDGNVKFYEAEKAIAKGKIRGLCASAIMLKNQRHPQGKWDDIVELALLRPDVGSLTSVEDDPIPPFSIIGEALFFALRVLLARSISRSHIPLSLNSVYVLLFDSQYGSVVKVEGDLNKLEFDLNNVYESAAAWFKNHSQIVISPVDRIWNKLGNANWGDIGALQVLYATFHSITQYAGMPKNSIEDLAADHSSRLQTRRIERQLGDMRVNGNGLFRFQHHTASPEIVEVQDESTKVDSGKLVKLEVGHVLLLEDSSWQKGYQIDEVLNDGEIQFYLASSVDDPGQASFLYVGSYPSQLEPAWEDMKLWYQVQRQTKVLSVMKQKGLSSKYLPQLDASGRVVHPGQCRRPSSGGNCDHPWCGTPVLVTTPVGRTVADLVRAGQFGAEEAIRCCHDCLSALSASASAGIRHGDIRPENVICVRTGMRQPYYVLIGWGHAILEDRDRPALNLHFSSTSALQEGKLCSASDAESLVYMLYYSSGGDLPVLDSVEGALQWRETSWSRRFIQQKLGDISAVLKAFADYVDSLCSTPYPIDYGVWLRRLRRHIREEDSGKEVDTSG, from the exons ATGGAAG GTATATCTCCAGATAGAGATTCGGTGGAATCTGCAACTAAAAAGTCCAGTATTTCATCTGGTGGTAGGGCTCAGGATAGGAAGGAGTTCTTCCGCAGGTTTGTGGACGGTGAAATCCTGAAAGCAAATCTTACAGATTGGTTTGAGGATATATCTGAATGTAATGCATCGCCAGCTTTTGATGTTCCTTTTGAGTTGATAGACCTTCAGAAGTTTGATTATGCACTTGAAGGGGTTCAATTTCAGCAGCTGATACGGATGCCTAATGCTATTCATGCATCAACATCCAGCGATGTCGAAGCAACTGCTTATCTTGCTCTTGAGGATTTCTTGCATACCAGTGCACATAGCCTGTGGGAAGCTTTCTGGGGGCATGAGAATGATGTAATGCCTTTCTATGTCTCTTCTTTGTATGATGGGAACGTGAAATTTTACGAAGCCGAAAAGGCTATTGCTAAAGGTAAAATTAGAGGGCTTTGTGCATCAGCTATAATGCTAAAGAACCAAAGACATCCACAGGGGAAGTGGGATGACATTGTTGAATTGGCATTGCTGAGGCCTGATGTTGGGAGTCTAACATCAGTGGAGGATGATCCAATACCCCCCTTCTCTATTATTGGTGAAGCTTTGTTCTTTGCTCTTCGGGTATTGCTCGCAAGGAGTATCAGCAGATCACATATTCCTCTGAGTTTGAATTCTGTTTATGTACTTCTATTCGATTCTCAATATGGCAGTGTTGTTAAAGTTGAAGGTGATCTGAATAAGTTGGAATTTGATCTAAACAATGTATATGAATCTGCCGCTGCTTGGTTCAAGAATCATTCACAAATTGTAATTTCCCCAGTTGATAGGATTTGGAACAAGCTAGGAAATGCTAACTGGGGGGACATTGGTGCTTTACAAGTACTTTATGCTACATTTCATTCCATCACACAATATGCTGGAATGCCTAAGAATTCAATTGAGGATTTAGCCGCTGACCACAGTTCCCGTCTTCAAACAAGAAGAATTGAGAGGCAATTGGGGGACATGAGGGTAAATGGGAATGGTCTGTTTAGGTTCCAGCATCATACAGCTTCACCTGAAATTGTAGAAGTACAGGATGAATCCACTAAAGTAGATTCTGGGAAGTTAGTGAAGCTAGAAGTAGGGCATGTTCTACTCTTAGAAGATTCTAGTTGGCAAAAAGGTTATCAGATAGATGAGGTTCTGAATGATGGAGAGATTCAGTTTTATCTTGCATCTTCTGTTGATGATCCTGGACAGGCTTCGTTTCTGTATGTTGGTTCATATCCTTCACAATTGGAGCCAGCATGGGAAGATATGAAATTATGGTATCAAGTTCAGAGGCAAACTAAAGTACTGAGTgttatgaaacaaaaaggttTGTCCAGTAAGTATCTTCCTCAACTGGATGCATCTGGCCGGGTAGTTCATCCTGGTCAGTGTCGGAGACCAAGCTCAGGTGGTAACTGCGACCACCCATGGTGTGGGACTCCTGTCCTAGTCACTACTCCAGTAGGAAGGACTGTTGCTGACCTGGTAAGAGCAGGCCAATTTGGTGCAGAGGAGGCTATCAGGTGTTGCCATGATTGTTTATCAGCTCTGTCTGCCAGTGCTTCCGCTGGAATCCGGCATGGTGATATCAGGCCAGAAAATGTTATCTGTGTGAGAACTGGTATGAGGCAGCCATATTATGTCCTTATTGGCTGGGGTCATGCTATTTTAGAAGATCGGGATCGCCCAGCACTCAATCTTCACTTCTCTTCCACTTCTGCACTTCAGGAGGGAAAACTTTGTTCTGCTTCCGATGCAGAGAGCCTGGTATACATGCTCTATTATTCTTCTGGCGGGGATTTGCCTGTCCTGGACTCAGTTGAGGGAGCACTGCAATGGAGGGAAACCTCGTGGTCAAGGAGGTTCATCCAGCAGAAGCTTGGTGACATCTCTGCTGTCCTGAAAGCATTTGCAGATTATGTTGACAGCCTATGTAGCACACCATATCCCATTGACTATGGGGTTTGGCTAAGAAGGTTGAGAAGACATATTCGTGAAGAAGATAGTGGAAAGGAAGTCGACACGTCCGGTTAA
- the LOC105155780 gene encoding uncharacterized protein LOC105155780 isoform X2, which produces MPNAIHASTSSDVEATAYLALEDFLHTSAHSLWEAFWGHENDVMPFYVSSLYDGNVKFYEAEKAIAKGKIRGLCASAIMLKNQRHPQGKWDDIVELALLRPDVGSLTSVEDDPIPPFSIIGEALFFALRVLLARSISRSHIPLSLNSVYVLLFDSQYGSVVKVEGDLNKLEFDLNNVYESAAAWFKNHSQIVISPVDRIWNKLGNANWGDIGALQVLYATFHSITQYAGMPKNSIEDLAADHSSRLQTRRIERQLGDMRVNGNGLFRFQHHTASPEIVEVQDESTKVDSGKLVKLEVGHVLLLEDSSWQKGYQIDEVLNDGEIQFYLASSVDDPGQASFLYVGSYPSQLEPAWEDMKLWYQVQRQTKVLSVMKQKGLSSKYLPQLDASGRVVHPGQCRRPSSGGNCDHPWCGTPVLVTTPVGRTVADLVRAGQFGAEEAIRCCHDCLSALSASASAGIRHGDIRPENVICVRTGMRQPYYVLIGWGHAILEDRDRPALNLHFSSTSALQEGKLCSASDAESLVYMLYYSSGGDLPVLDSVEGALQWRETSWSRRFIQQKLGDISAVLKAFADYVDSLCSTPYPIDYGVWLRRLRRHIREEDSGKEVDTSG; this is translated from the coding sequence ATGCCTAATGCTATTCATGCATCAACATCCAGCGATGTCGAAGCAACTGCTTATCTTGCTCTTGAGGATTTCTTGCATACCAGTGCACATAGCCTGTGGGAAGCTTTCTGGGGGCATGAGAATGATGTAATGCCTTTCTATGTCTCTTCTTTGTATGATGGGAACGTGAAATTTTACGAAGCCGAAAAGGCTATTGCTAAAGGTAAAATTAGAGGGCTTTGTGCATCAGCTATAATGCTAAAGAACCAAAGACATCCACAGGGGAAGTGGGATGACATTGTTGAATTGGCATTGCTGAGGCCTGATGTTGGGAGTCTAACATCAGTGGAGGATGATCCAATACCCCCCTTCTCTATTATTGGTGAAGCTTTGTTCTTTGCTCTTCGGGTATTGCTCGCAAGGAGTATCAGCAGATCACATATTCCTCTGAGTTTGAATTCTGTTTATGTACTTCTATTCGATTCTCAATATGGCAGTGTTGTTAAAGTTGAAGGTGATCTGAATAAGTTGGAATTTGATCTAAACAATGTATATGAATCTGCCGCTGCTTGGTTCAAGAATCATTCACAAATTGTAATTTCCCCAGTTGATAGGATTTGGAACAAGCTAGGAAATGCTAACTGGGGGGACATTGGTGCTTTACAAGTACTTTATGCTACATTTCATTCCATCACACAATATGCTGGAATGCCTAAGAATTCAATTGAGGATTTAGCCGCTGACCACAGTTCCCGTCTTCAAACAAGAAGAATTGAGAGGCAATTGGGGGACATGAGGGTAAATGGGAATGGTCTGTTTAGGTTCCAGCATCATACAGCTTCACCTGAAATTGTAGAAGTACAGGATGAATCCACTAAAGTAGATTCTGGGAAGTTAGTGAAGCTAGAAGTAGGGCATGTTCTACTCTTAGAAGATTCTAGTTGGCAAAAAGGTTATCAGATAGATGAGGTTCTGAATGATGGAGAGATTCAGTTTTATCTTGCATCTTCTGTTGATGATCCTGGACAGGCTTCGTTTCTGTATGTTGGTTCATATCCTTCACAATTGGAGCCAGCATGGGAAGATATGAAATTATGGTATCAAGTTCAGAGGCAAACTAAAGTACTGAGTgttatgaaacaaaaaggttTGTCCAGTAAGTATCTTCCTCAACTGGATGCATCTGGCCGGGTAGTTCATCCTGGTCAGTGTCGGAGACCAAGCTCAGGTGGTAACTGCGACCACCCATGGTGTGGGACTCCTGTCCTAGTCACTACTCCAGTAGGAAGGACTGTTGCTGACCTGGTAAGAGCAGGCCAATTTGGTGCAGAGGAGGCTATCAGGTGTTGCCATGATTGTTTATCAGCTCTGTCTGCCAGTGCTTCCGCTGGAATCCGGCATGGTGATATCAGGCCAGAAAATGTTATCTGTGTGAGAACTGGTATGAGGCAGCCATATTATGTCCTTATTGGCTGGGGTCATGCTATTTTAGAAGATCGGGATCGCCCAGCACTCAATCTTCACTTCTCTTCCACTTCTGCACTTCAGGAGGGAAAACTTTGTTCTGCTTCCGATGCAGAGAGCCTGGTATACATGCTCTATTATTCTTCTGGCGGGGATTTGCCTGTCCTGGACTCAGTTGAGGGAGCACTGCAATGGAGGGAAACCTCGTGGTCAAGGAGGTTCATCCAGCAGAAGCTTGGTGACATCTCTGCTGTCCTGAAAGCATTTGCAGATTATGTTGACAGCCTATGTAGCACACCATATCCCATTGACTATGGGGTTTGGCTAAGAAGGTTGAGAAGACATATTCGTGAAGAAGATAGTGGAAAGGAAGTCGACACGTCCGGTTAA
- the LOC105155781 gene encoding proteasome subunit alpha type-3, producing MSSIGTGYDLSVTTFSPDGRVFQIEYAAKAVDNSGTVVAIRCKDGVVMGVEKLIASKMMLPGSNRRIHAVHRHSGMAVAGLAADGRQIVTRAKSEATNYESVYGEPIPVKELAERVASYVHLCTLYWWLRPFGCGVILGGYDRDGPQLYMIEPSGVSYRYFGAAIGKGRQAAKTEIEKLKLSEMTCRQGVIEVAKIIYGVHDEAKDKAFELEMSWVCDESNRQHQKVPDDLLEEAKAAAKAALEEMDAD from the exons ATGAGCAGCATAGGCACAGGCTACGATCTATCGGTGACCACGTTCTCGCCGGACGGTCGCGTTTTTCAGATCGAATACGCCGCCAAAGCAGTTGACAACAGCGGCACTGTTGTTGCTATCAGATGCAAAGACGGTGTTGTTATG GGAGTGGAAAAGCTGATTGCTTCGAAGATGATGTTACCCGGGTCTAATAGAAGAATCCACGCTGTTCATCGTCACTCCGGCATG GCTGTTGCTGGACTAGCCGCAGATGGCAGACAGATTGTGACAAGAGCAAAATCTGAAGCTACTAATTATGAGAg TGTCTATGGTGAACCAATTCCTGTAAAAGAACTTGCAGAACGTGTGGCTAGTTATGTTCATTTGTGCACACTCTATTGGTGGCTCAG GCCTTTTGGATGTGGAGTGATTTTGGGAGGTTATGATAGAGATGGGCCGCAGTTGTACATGATTGAACCGTCTGGAGTTTCCTAT AGATACTTTGGTGCTGCCATTGGAAAGGGGAGGCAGGCTGCTAAAAC ggaaattgaaaaattaaagctTTCTGAAATGACATGTCGACAAGGAGTCATTGAGGTGGCCAAAAT TATTTATGGAGTACATGATGAGGCGAAGGACAAGGCCTTTGAATTGGAAATGAGTTGGGTTTGTGATGAGTCAAACCGTCAGCATCAAAAG GTTCCCGATGATCTATTAGAGGAGGCCAAGGCAGCAGCTAAAGCAGCGCTTGAAGAAATGGATGCAGATTAG